In Sphingobacterium sp. R2, the genomic stretch CAAATTGATGCAATAGTTCAAAAATTAATTGTTAATTTTGAGAAGGAACTAGGCGCGGAAGTGCGTGGTTAATGCGAGATACAACATTAATTGGTAATATTCAATTTATAATATGGCAACATTGTCTTCACAAATGAATCTGATCGTTGAGAAAACGAAAAATTTAATTCAATTGTGCGAAGTCTTGCAAGAAGAAAATGATTTGCTTAAATTAGAGGTACAATCTTTAAAGGTAGCTTTCGATGCGAGCAACGATAAAAGCAAGCAGTTGGAAGAGAAGGTTAAAGCACTGGCGGTGGCCCGTACTTTAGATTCAGAAACGGATAAAGATGCAATTAATGAAAAAATACTTGACACAAAACAAAAAATTAACGATTTTGTGCGGGAAATAGACAAGTGTATTAGTTTGCTGAAGTAGTAAGGATACGTGAAGTCGGATTCATTCAAACGAATACAACGTTAAAAAGCTCAAAGAAATGGGAGAAATTTCCATAAAAATAAATATCGCAGATCGTGTTTACCCGCTTCGTGTGGAGAGCGCGGAAGAGGAAGTAATACGACATGCTGCGAAATTGATAAATGAAAAAATAAAGGAATTGCAGGAAAACTATACTGTGCGAGATAAGCAGGATTTGTTGTCCATGTGTGTATTGCAATTTGCGACGCGTATGCTCAATGCCGAGCGACAGTCCCAAAATCACGAAGTGGGTTTGGAAAATTCAGTGCAGGAACTTGATCAGTTGTTGACGGATTTCTTTAAAAAATAAATTTACGTTCTTTATATTTAGAGCTTAAACGACGAATTTGCCGCAATTAAATTCGGGTTGTCACTATTTTAAACTTAACGCTTCAATATTACAGGCGCAAAAAGATATAGGCCATTTTGCGAAAGCCATCTGGGTCACAATCTAAGCCTAATTATGTAATCTCGAAGTTTAATAATACATGATACCTGTTTAAATTTAATTGCGGTTTTTTTTTTGTCATGAAGTCCTCAGGGGCGCATCGCGCTCGTAAGCTTTTGGCTAGATCAACTCTCAGGATTGAAAAGGACGAATGATGATTTTATGGAAATTGGAACACAGATTAGGATTTAATTAATAAAAACAAACATAAATAATACAATTATACATACATGGACATCGCAATTTATAGCATAATTTCTCTGATTGTTGGTGTTGTTATAGGTCGTTATCTATTGGTTCTGTTGTTTAAAAAACAAGAACAGGAAGCCAAAGATAAGGTAAATAGCATACTGAAAGATGCAGAGCAGGAAGGGGAACTCATCAAGAAGAAACGCCTGTTGGAGGCTAAAGAAAAGTTCCTTCAATTAAAATCTGAACACGAAAAAGAAGTGAACCAACGTAACAATGCCATCAATCAAAAGGAAAATACGTTGAGACAAAAAGAGCAGTCAATTAACCAAAAACTGGAAAACATCAACCGCGATAAGCAAGAGGTGGATACAAAGAAAAAGCAATTGGATAAGTTGGTTGAGTTGAACGAAAAGAAATCCGAAGAAGTAGAGTCCTTAAAATTACAGCAGATTAAGCAACTGGAGAGCATCGCTGGTGTAACTGCAGACGAAGCGAGAAACCAATTGGTAGATTCTTTACGTGAAGAAGCGCGTTCACAAGCTATGATTCAAATCAAGGATATAGTGGATGAGGCAAAACTGACGGCGACTAAAGAGGCTAAGAAGGTAGTAATCCAAACGATCCAACGTACAGCTACTGAATCGGCCATCGAAAATACCGTTTCAATTTTCAATATCGAAAATGACGAAATCAAAGGCCGTATTATTGGTCGTGAGGGACGTAATATTCGTGCGCTAGAAGCTGCAACAGGAGTTGAAATCATCGTAGATGATACCCCGGAAGCAATTATTCTCTCTGGTTTTGATCCGGTACGACGCGAAATTGCGCGTCTGGCCTTACACCGTTTGGTAACCGATGGTCGTATTCACCCAGCCCGCATTGAAGAAGTGGTCGCAAAAACACGGACTCAAATTGAAGATGAGATTGTAGAAATTGGCGAGCGTACAGCGATTGATTTAGGAATACATGGTTTGCACCCCGAATTGATCCGTATGGTAGGACGTATGCGTTACCGTTCGTCTTACGGACAGAATCTTTTACAACACTCTCGTGAAGTGGCTAATTTTGCGGCAACAATGGCTGCAGAGCTTGGCCTGAATGTTAAGCACGCAAAGCGCGCAGGGTTACTACATGATATCGGTAAAGTGCCTGATGATAATCCTGAGTTGCCACACGCTATTTTGGGAATGCAACTTGCTGAGAAATACAAAGAACATCCTGATGTATGTAACGCCATCGGCGCTCACCACGATGAGATCGAAATGACAGCCTTAATATCTCCGATCGTTCAGGCTTGTGATGCAATTTCTGGGGCACGCCCAGGTGCACGCCGCGAAGTGGTAGAAAGCTATATTAAGCGTCTAAAAGAGCTGGAAGATTTGGCGCTATCTTACCCTGGTGTTGAAAAAACTTTTGCAATACAAGCTGGACGTGAGCTTCGTGTGATCGTGGAAAGTGAGAGAGTATCTGATGCGCAATCGGAAATATTGGCCGCGGATATTTCCAACCGTATCCAAACGGAAATGACTTATCCGGGACAAATTAAAGTTACTGTTATCCGCGAGACGAGATCGGTGTCTTACGCAAAATAGACCTGTCAAGCGCAACACTGCGAATAAAAAAGCTCCAATCTGCTGATTGGAGCTTTTTTATTATCCGAAAAATTGAATTAAATCTGCTACGTTATGCGGCTGTAGCGCACGAAGGTGTTTCATGACTTATGGCAGACTTAAAAATAGCGAATATTATTAGTGTACAGGGGTAAGGCAAGCACAATATTTGTTAAATTTGCCAAATGAAACAAAAGAAGAAAGTGCAAGAAGCCGAACCTTTACGCCCCGTAGATAAGTATTTTGCGGAGCTGGATGCTAATTTTCAGGATCCGACTAACCGTCTGATTCAGGCCATCTTTTTGCCGTTATTATTTTTTGGAATCATGGGTGCGATCTGGATGATTCCATTTCCGCAATTCGAATTCCTGGTAAAACTCAATTGGCATACTTTTTTAAACTGGGGCTCTTTCTTCATTGCTATTGTCATTTATTATTATTTAAAGCTGTCGGCAACCTTATCTTATGCGATATTATTCACAATTGGGGGTATGAGCTATTTTATCGTACAATTGGAGCATGTACAGCGAGATGGTGGACCAGCGGTCATTTGGGTGTGTCTTGGCATTGCACTAATTTCTATTATTGCTCTATTTCTCGGAAAGGGGAAGGAGAAAGGGAATATTACCGGGCAGCAGTTTCTCCAATTTTTATTGGTTGGACCGATATGGCTGTGGCATTTTGTATTTAAAAAATTGAAATTAAGATACTAGTTGAACGATCCTGAGGTGCTGATCGTGCGCAATAGGATCGAAGCTAATGCGTGAAACTATCAAAAAAGCCAAATTGCTTGCAATTTGGCTTTTTTGAGCTTTGGCAATACCTGTGTCGCATTTATCGCGATGTAGCTGCTGCTGTCCGCAGCTAACTTTTGTAATTAAACCATTTGATAATTTCCTTTAGATTAGCCTTCTTACCATAGATCAGGATGCCTACGCGATAGATCCGTGCAGCAACCCAAGTCACCAACAGGAATGTTGCTATGAGCAGTGCCAATGAAGTGAGGATCTGCCATAAAGGGACGCCGAAAGGTATGCGTACCAGCATGGCGATAGGTGAGGTGAACGGAATAAAGCTCAACCAGGTTGCAATTGGACCATTGGGATCATTGATAATAACGCCGAATGAAAGGATGTACGTTAATAACAACGGCATGGTAATGGGCATAGAGAATTGATTGGCCTCGGTTTCATTATCGACAGCAGAACCAGCAGCTGCGAAAATCGCACTGTACAATAGATAACCGGCGATAAAAAATAGAAAGAAAAAAATGATGACTTCGGTAAAGTTAAAGCTTTGTATCGAACTAAGGATGGCCGCTGATCCATTTTGCGCCATTGCTTTTGAAACAGTGCTCATGTTACCTCCTCCAGGCTGGCTCGCCGCTACCTCCTGCATGTCCTGAGGATTGACAAATAAGATCGTTGCGGTAA encodes the following:
- a CDS encoding cell division protein ZapA, with translation MGEISIKINIADRVYPLRVESAEEEVIRHAAKLINEKIKELQENYTVRDKQDLLSMCVLQFATRMLNAERQSQNHEVGLENSVQELDQLLTDFFKK
- the rny gene encoding ribonuclease Y, encoding MDIAIYSIISLIVGVVIGRYLLVLLFKKQEQEAKDKVNSILKDAEQEGELIKKKRLLEAKEKFLQLKSEHEKEVNQRNNAINQKENTLRQKEQSINQKLENINRDKQEVDTKKKQLDKLVELNEKKSEEVESLKLQQIKQLESIAGVTADEARNQLVDSLREEARSQAMIQIKDIVDEAKLTATKEAKKVVIQTIQRTATESAIENTVSIFNIENDEIKGRIIGREGRNIRALEAATGVEIIVDDTPEAIILSGFDPVRREIARLALHRLVTDGRIHPARIEEVVAKTRTQIEDEIVEIGERTAIDLGIHGLHPELIRMVGRMRYRSSYGQNLLQHSREVANFAATMAAELGLNVKHAKRAGLLHDIGKVPDDNPELPHAILGMQLAEKYKEHPDVCNAIGAHHDEIEMTALISPIVQACDAISGARPGARREVVESYIKRLKELEDLALSYPGVEKTFAIQAGRELRVIVESERVSDAQSEILAADISNRIQTEMTYPGQIKVTVIRETRSVSYAK